Proteins co-encoded in one Chondrinema litorale genomic window:
- a CDS encoding Mu transposase domain-containing protein has translation MEYIRRKAFSIHDEFSCIEMAQQHLTEVVQQLNQIKQQNTDTSAQSLFEKEKPFLWSVANTSFASYIVEQLRVDKYATFSYRGNRYSVPDYLVGEFVDVKIASETLTAYYQDTLLCTHARNYGNHQWVIQLDHYLSTFHKKPSALPQSEAFYQSAPFLRQLYTTHFTESARDFVELLLHCQQHQVGVDRLREAYQHLLKVCPTSVNTEKLVAILGNKPIDQTQKKEQQDQIAIASIKHLQALSNLI, from the coding sequence GTGGAATATATTAGAAGAAAAGCTTTTAGTATTCATGATGAATTTAGTTGTATTGAAATGGCTCAGCAACATTTAACAGAAGTGGTTCAACAGCTCAATCAAATTAAGCAACAAAATACTGATACATCTGCACAATCTCTTTTTGAAAAAGAAAAACCTTTTCTTTGGTCAGTTGCTAATACCTCTTTTGCTAGCTATATAGTGGAGCAACTTAGAGTGGATAAGTATGCAACATTTAGTTATCGCGGTAACCGGTACTCAGTGCCAGATTACCTTGTAGGAGAGTTTGTAGACGTAAAAATTGCTAGTGAAACATTAACTGCCTATTATCAGGATACATTGTTATGTACTCATGCACGTAATTATGGGAATCACCAATGGGTTATACAACTAGATCATTACTTATCTACTTTTCATAAAAAACCATCAGCCCTCCCACAGAGCGAAGCATTTTATCAAAGCGCTCCGTTCCTAAGGCAACTATATACTACTCATTTTACTGAATCAGCTAGAGATTTTGTAGAGCTTTTATTGCATTGTCAGCAGCATCAGGTTGGAGTGGATCGGTTACGGGAGGCCTATCAACATTTATTAAAGGTATGTCCTACCAGTGTCAACACAGAAAAATTAGTGGCTATACTAGGCAATAAACCTATTGATCAAACTCAAAAAAAAGAACAACAAGATCAAATAGCTATTGCCTCTATTAAACACCTACAAGCTCTTTCTAATTTAATTTAA
- a CDS encoding sugar phosphate isomerase/epimerase family protein translates to MKYITLRLFILILVAMQLASCSTEKQNTTETSTEENEVEAEKQPFKISLAQWSLHKSFFGPSLNGDWAAFGKMLQEAPEELLQGDLNPDNFPSIAASYGVNTIELVNTFYYGKANDQAYWEAFKKKCDDAGVSVGLIMCDALGNLGDADSTARMQAVENHYKWVEVAKFLGAKSIRVNAAGEGTPEEVAANAVDGLSKLGEYGASKGINILVENHGGYSSNGAWLAGVMQNVGMDNVGTLPDFGNFCIERTADGCAEEYDRYKGIAELMPYAKGVSAKTHDFDAEGNEVHSDYFRIMKIVKDAGFEGYVGIEYEGTGLSEDEGIKATKALLEKVFTQI, encoded by the coding sequence ATGAAGTATATTACTTTGAGATTATTTATTTTGATTTTAGTGGCTATGCAGTTAGCTTCGTGCAGTACAGAAAAACAAAATACAACTGAAACAAGTACTGAGGAAAATGAGGTAGAAGCTGAAAAGCAGCCGTTTAAGATATCGTTGGCTCAGTGGTCTTTACACAAATCATTTTTCGGGCCTTCACTTAATGGCGATTGGGCAGCCTTTGGTAAAATGTTACAAGAAGCTCCAGAAGAGCTTTTGCAAGGTGATTTAAATCCAGACAATTTTCCAAGTATCGCAGCTAGTTATGGAGTTAATACTATTGAGTTGGTGAATACCTTTTACTATGGTAAAGCAAACGATCAGGCATATTGGGAGGCTTTCAAAAAAAAATGTGATGATGCAGGTGTTTCTGTTGGATTGATCATGTGTGATGCATTGGGTAATTTAGGCGATGCAGATTCTACAGCAAGGATGCAAGCAGTAGAAAACCATTACAAGTGGGTTGAAGTTGCCAAGTTTTTAGGTGCTAAATCCATAAGAGTGAATGCAGCAGGAGAGGGCACTCCAGAAGAAGTAGCTGCAAATGCTGTAGATGGATTGAGTAAATTAGGAGAATATGGCGCGTCAAAAGGGATAAACATTTTAGTAGAAAATCACGGGGGTTATTCATCTAATGGAGCTTGGTTAGCAGGTGTAATGCAGAACGTAGGGATGGACAATGTTGGCACTTTGCCAGATTTCGGAAATTTTTGCATAGAGAGAACTGCTGATGGTTGTGCCGAAGAATATGATCGTTACAAAGGGATAGCAGAACTTATGCCTTATGCCAAAGGTGTAAGTGCCAAAACCCACGATTTTGATGCAGAAGGTAATGAAGTACATTCTGATTATTTTAGAATTATGAAAATTGTAAAAGATGCTGGTTTTGAAGGTTATGTAGGCATCGAGTATGAAGGTACCGGCCTATCAGAAGACGAAGGTATAAAAGCTACGAAAGCATTGCTTGAGAAAGTTTTTACCCAAATCTAA
- a CDS encoding antA/AntB antirepressor family protein codes for MELIKIYQGNLVSAKELHAFLGVGRDFSTWFSQRVKRYSFIEKKDFTPISGKSTGGRPSKDYAVTLSMAKQLAMVENNDNGRAAREYFIQAEEALKALAKNKRFETFTKLETTKEKFKNTLLDKGLTEEDYIEIDAAGRKVFLNGKEIPDEQLETILLSARDFATNMTQYDMLKDGLNLYDDIEASNKQNHTVVRKTLLDKGIEPENLPARDDIKKLKE; via the coding sequence ATGGAATTAATAAAAATATATCAAGGGAATTTAGTAAGTGCGAAGGAGTTGCATGCATTTTTGGGAGTTGGTAGAGACTTTAGTACTTGGTTCTCTCAGCGGGTAAAAAGATATAGCTTTATAGAGAAAAAAGACTTTACCCCCATTTCGGGGAAAAGTACTGGAGGGCGTCCATCTAAAGATTATGCAGTAACACTCAGCATGGCAAAACAGCTTGCTATGGTGGAGAATAACGATAATGGAAGGGCTGCAAGGGAGTATTTTATTCAGGCTGAGGAGGCGCTTAAAGCTCTCGCAAAAAACAAACGATTCGAAACCTTTACCAAACTAGAAACCACCAAAGAAAAGTTTAAAAACACCCTTTTAGACAAAGGCCTCACTGAAGAAGATTACATTGAAATTGATGCTGCTGGTCGTAAAGTATTTTTAAATGGCAAAGAAATTCCGGATGAGCAACTAGAAACCATATTACTATCTGCAAGGGATTTTGCTACCAACATGACACAATACGATATGCTCAAAGATGGCCTTAATCTCTATGATGATATCGAAGCATCAAACAAACAAAACCATACAGTGGTGAGAAAAACCTTGCTTGATAAAGGCATTGAACCTGAAAACCTGCCAGCAAGAGATGATATTAAAAAGCTGAAAGAGTAA
- a CDS encoding JAB domain-containing protein, which produces MSKIKFDALQIPEIKISYSAKIPASQRPKVNTSAQAAALFRNHWDKDQLGFVESFKVMLFNRANRVLGIYTASIGGISGTVADPKLIFATALKSASCGILLCHNHPSGNLAPSQADINLTKKIKEAGKLLDIAVLDHIILTEENYFSFQDNGYF; this is translated from the coding sequence ATGTCTAAAATCAAATTTGATGCTTTACAAATTCCCGAAATCAAAATCAGTTATTCAGCCAAAATTCCGGCTAGCCAGAGACCTAAAGTCAATACATCTGCTCAAGCAGCAGCGCTTTTCAGAAACCATTGGGATAAAGATCAGCTAGGTTTTGTTGAAAGTTTTAAAGTAATGTTGTTTAATAGAGCAAATCGAGTTTTAGGTATTTATACAGCATCTATTGGTGGCATATCTGGCACAGTGGCCGATCCAAAATTGATATTTGCTACAGCGCTCAAGTCTGCGAGTTGTGGAATCCTGCTTTGCCATAACCACCCATCTGGGAACTTAGCTCCAAGTCAGGCAGATATTAACCTTACCAAAAAGATAAAAGAAGCAGGCAAATTATTAGATATTGCCGTTTTAGATCATATAATCTTAACAGAAGAAAATTATTTTAGTTTTCAAGATAACGGATACTTTTAA